One Microlunatus soli genomic window carries:
- the guaB gene encoding IMP dehydrogenase: MESDLSPAGVPGPFATLGLTFDDVLLQPAESDVIPSQVDTRAQVSKNISIKIPLLSSPMDTVTEARMAIAIAREGGLGVLHRNLPLAEQARQVDQVKRSEAGMIDEPITIAPDATLAEADELCGHFRISGVPVVDEDQRLLGIVTNRDMRFENDGSKRVAEVMTKMPLITGKVGISKDDALKLLAQNKIEKLPLVDEQGRLKGLITLKDFVKSDQFPDASKDDQGRLRVAAAVGFFGDAWERAMSLVEEGVDMLIVDTAHGHSQAVHDMVRKLKTEPLADHVDIVGGNVATYEGAKALVDAGVDGVKVGVGPGSICTTRVVAGVGVPQVTAIYNAARAAKPAGVPVIGDGGLQYSGDIAKALVAGADTVMLGSLLAGCDESPGDLVFINGKQFKSYRGMASLPALSGRGRKGSYSKDRYFQSDVKSEDKLVPEGIEGQVPYRGPVGAVAYQLIGGLRQSMFYSGATTIPQLQERGSFVRITSAGLRESHPHDIQMTVEAPNYSSSNG; encoded by the coding sequence TTGGAGTCCGACCTCTCGCCAGCCGGGGTTCCCGGCCCGTTCGCCACTCTCGGCCTGACCTTCGATGACGTGCTGCTGCAGCCCGCCGAGTCGGATGTGATTCCGTCCCAGGTGGATACCCGCGCGCAGGTCTCGAAGAACATTTCCATCAAGATCCCGCTGCTCAGTTCACCGATGGACACCGTGACCGAGGCGCGGATGGCGATCGCCATTGCCCGCGAGGGTGGTCTGGGCGTGCTGCACCGCAACCTGCCGCTGGCCGAGCAGGCCCGCCAGGTCGATCAGGTGAAGCGGTCCGAGGCCGGGATGATCGACGAGCCGATCACCATCGCGCCGGACGCGACGCTGGCCGAGGCCGATGAGCTGTGCGGGCATTTCCGGATCTCCGGCGTTCCGGTGGTGGACGAGGACCAGCGGCTGCTCGGCATCGTGACCAACCGCGACATGCGGTTCGAGAACGACGGCAGCAAGCGGGTCGCCGAGGTGATGACGAAGATGCCGCTGATCACCGGCAAGGTCGGGATCAGCAAGGACGACGCGCTCAAACTCCTTGCCCAGAACAAGATCGAGAAGCTGCCGTTGGTCGACGAGCAGGGCCGGCTCAAGGGTCTGATCACGCTCAAGGACTTCGTCAAGTCCGATCAGTTCCCGGACGCTTCGAAGGATGATCAGGGTCGGCTCCGGGTGGCCGCGGCGGTCGGCTTCTTCGGCGACGCCTGGGAACGGGCGATGTCGCTGGTCGAGGAGGGCGTCGACATGCTGATCGTCGACACCGCGCACGGCCACTCCCAGGCGGTGCACGACATGGTCCGCAAGCTGAAGACCGAGCCGCTGGCCGATCACGTCGACATCGTCGGCGGCAACGTCGCCACCTACGAGGGCGCCAAGGCCCTGGTCGACGCCGGTGTCGACGGCGTCAAGGTCGGCGTCGGACCCGGCTCGATCTGCACCACCCGGGTGGTCGCCGGCGTCGGCGTACCGCAGGTGACGGCGATCTACAACGCTGCCCGTGCCGCCAAGCCGGCCGGCGTCCCGGTGATCGGCGACGGCGGCCTGCAGTATTCCGGTGACATCGCCAAGGCTCTGGTGGCCGGCGCCGACACCGTGATGCTCGGCTCGCTGCTGGCCGGCTGTGACGAGAGCCCGGGAGACCTGGTCTTCATCAACGGCAAGCAGTTCAAGTCGTACCGGGGGATGGCCTCGCTGCCCGCGCTCTCCGGCCGTGGCCGCAAGGGCTCCTACTCCAAGGACCGCTATTTCCAGAGCGACGTCAAGTCCGAGGACAAGCTGGTCCCCGAGGGCATCGAGGGCCAGGTGCCCTACCGCGGCCCGGTCGGTGCCGTCGCATACCAGCTGATCGGCGGCCTGCGGCAGTCGATGTTCTACAGCGGAGCGACCACCATCCCGCAGCTGCAGGAGCGCGGCAGCTTCGTCCGCATCACCTCGGCGGGTCTGCGAGAATCGCACCCGCACGACATCCAGATGACGGTCGAGGCGCCGAACTACTCCAGCAGCAACGGCTGA
- a CDS encoding GuaB3 family IMP dehydrogenase-related protein, translating to MYEIGRNKRAQQGFAFDDIAIVPSRRTRGQEEVNLTWRIDALTFEFPIIAAPMDSVMSPATAIALGRLGGLGVLNLEGLWTRYDDPEPLLAEIAGIADPAQATKRMQEIYAEPIQPALIAKRISEIREAGVPAAGSLSPQNTNEYAQAVVDSGVDFFVIRGTTVSAEHVSSAAEPLNLKQFIYDLDVPVIVGGCATYQAALHLMRTGAAGVLVGFGGGAAHTTRDVLGVAVPMASAVSDVAAARRDYLDESGGRYVHVIADGSVGRSGDIAKAIACGADAVMVGSPLARAVEAPGHGFHWGAEAWHSDLPRGERVEVGAVGTLEQILLGPSTVPDGTMNLVGALRRSMATTGYTEVKEFQRVEVIVGTP from the coding sequence ATGTACGAGATCGGCCGCAACAAGCGGGCCCAGCAGGGCTTCGCCTTCGACGACATCGCGATCGTCCCGTCCCGACGGACCCGGGGTCAGGAAGAGGTCAACCTGACCTGGCGGATCGATGCGCTCACCTTCGAGTTCCCGATCATCGCCGCGCCGATGGACTCGGTGATGTCGCCGGCGACCGCGATCGCGCTCGGCCGACTCGGTGGCCTCGGAGTGCTCAACCTCGAGGGGCTGTGGACCCGGTACGACGATCCCGAGCCACTGCTGGCCGAGATCGCCGGGATCGCCGACCCGGCACAGGCGACCAAGCGGATGCAGGAGATCTATGCCGAGCCGATCCAGCCGGCCCTGATCGCCAAGCGGATCTCCGAGATCCGCGAGGCGGGAGTGCCGGCCGCCGGCTCGCTGTCACCGCAGAACACCAACGAGTACGCCCAGGCCGTGGTCGATTCCGGAGTCGACTTCTTCGTCATCCGCGGCACCACCGTGTCGGCCGAGCACGTATCGAGTGCCGCCGAGCCGCTCAACCTCAAACAGTTCATCTACGACCTGGACGTGCCGGTGATCGTCGGCGGCTGCGCCACCTACCAGGCCGCGCTGCACCTGATGCGGACCGGTGCCGCCGGGGTGCTGGTCGGCTTCGGCGGAGGAGCGGCGCACACCACCCGTGACGTACTCGGCGTCGCGGTGCCGATGGCGTCCGCGGTCTCCGACGTCGCCGCCGCGCGGCGGGACTACCTGGACGAGTCCGGCGGCCGCTACGTGCACGTGATCGCCGACGGATCGGTCGGCCGGTCCGGGGACATCGCCAAGGCGATCGCCTGCGGTGCCGACGCGGTGATGGTCGGCTCACCGCTGGCCCGGGCCGTGGAAGCTCCCGGGCACGGCTTCCACTGGGGTGCCGAGGCCTGGCATTCCGACCTGCCTCGCGGTGAGCGGGTCGAGGTCGGTGCGGTCGGCACCCTGGAGCAGATCCTGCTCGGCCCGTCCACGGTGCCCGACGGCACCATGAACCTGGTCGGCGCGCTGCGCCGTTCGATGGCCACCACCGGCTACACCGAGGTCAAGGAGTTCCAGCGCGTCGAGGTCATCGTCGGCACCCCCTGA